One segment of Cystobacter fuscus DSM 2262 DNA contains the following:
- a CDS encoding zinc-dependent alcohol dehydrogenase family protein, with amino-acid sequence MRAIRLRKPGGLERLELGGAELPPVRKGEIRVRLHASSVNYHDYFVVTGRGPTPDGRIPMSDGAGDVVEVGEEVTEFAPGDRVVSTFFPRWLGGEPTLESFSSVPGDADDGYAREEVVAPATAFTRAPAGYSHAEAATLTCAGLTAWRSLFVEATLLPGETVLVQGTGGVSIFALQFAKAAGARVIATSSSDEKLERLTALGADHVINYKRDEAWGATAKRLTGGRGVDHVVEIGGAGTLTQSIVACRLRGHIGLIGVLAGFAGEVPTAAIMTGNVRISGLTVGSREQQLAMIRAIEANGIKPVIDSSFPLEGIADAFRRQESGRHFGKICLEW; translated from the coding sequence ATGCGCGCGATCAGGCTGAGGAAACCTGGTGGACTCGAACGGCTGGAGCTCGGAGGGGCGGAGCTGCCGCCAGTTCGCAAGGGTGAGATCAGGGTGCGGTTGCACGCCAGCTCAGTCAACTACCACGACTACTTCGTCGTGACTGGCAGGGGCCCGACGCCCGACGGGCGCATCCCGATGTCCGACGGCGCCGGCGACGTGGTCGAGGTGGGGGAGGAGGTCACCGAGTTCGCGCCCGGTGACCGGGTCGTCAGCACCTTCTTCCCGCGGTGGTTGGGCGGTGAGCCGACCCTCGAAAGCTTCTCCTCGGTGCCTGGCGACGCGGACGACGGCTATGCACGCGAGGAGGTGGTGGCGCCCGCGACCGCCTTCACCCGCGCGCCGGCCGGCTACAGCCACGCCGAGGCCGCGACGCTCACCTGCGCCGGGCTCACCGCCTGGCGCTCACTGTTCGTGGAGGCAACGCTCTTGCCCGGTGAGACCGTGCTCGTCCAAGGCACAGGCGGCGTGTCGATCTTCGCGCTGCAGTTCGCCAAGGCCGCCGGCGCGCGCGTCATCGCCACCTCGTCCTCCGACGAGAAGCTCGAGCGACTGACCGCACTGGGTGCGGACCATGTCATCAACTACAAACGAGACGAAGCCTGGGGCGCCACCGCGAAGCGTCTGACCGGCGGGCGCGGAGTCGACCATGTCGTCGAGATCGGCGGCGCCGGCACGCTCACGCAGTCGATCGTGGCCTGCCGCCTGCGCGGCCACATCGGGCTCATCGGCGTGTTGGCGGGCTTCGCCGGCGAGGTGCCGACGGCCGCCATCATGACGGGCAACGTGCGGATCAGCGGACTGACAGTTGGCTCGCGCGAGCAGCAGCTCGCGATGATCCGCGCCATCGAGGCGAACGGCATCAAGCCGGTGATCGACTCGAGCTTCCCGCTCGAAGGCATCGCCGACGCCTTCCGCCGCCAGGAGTCGGGTCGCCACTTCGGCAAGATCTGCCTCGAGTGGTGA
- a CDS encoding aldo/keto reductase, whose translation MNYRILGRTGVRVSPLCLGAMMFGQWGNPDPADSIKIIHRALDAGINFIDTADIYSRGESEEIVGKALADGRRDKVILATKFHASMGEDPNQQGNSRRWIFQEVEASLRRLRTDWIDLYQVHRPSADTDIEETLGALSDLVTQGKVRYVGSSTFPASQIVEAQWTARERRLTRFVCEQPPYSLLVRGVEADILPTCQRHGMGVIPWSPLAGGWLSGKWRKGSAAPSTPRAARMPARYDLSQPANQRKLEAADALGQLADSAGMSLVHLAIAFVIRHPAVTSAIIGPRTMEQLESQLGAAELMLDSAVLDRIDEIVTPGTNIHPADAGWDNPALAPAARRR comes from the coding sequence ATGAACTACCGCATCCTTGGACGAACCGGAGTCCGTGTGAGTCCGTTGTGCCTCGGCGCGATGATGTTTGGTCAATGGGGCAACCCGGACCCTGCCGACAGCATCAAGATCATCCACCGGGCGCTCGACGCGGGGATCAACTTCATCGACACCGCGGATATCTATTCGCGGGGCGAGTCCGAGGAGATCGTCGGCAAGGCCCTGGCCGATGGTCGGCGTGACAAGGTGATCCTCGCCACCAAGTTCCATGCGTCCATGGGGGAAGATCCCAACCAGCAGGGCAACTCCCGCCGGTGGATCTTCCAGGAGGTCGAGGCCTCGCTGCGCCGCCTGCGGACGGATTGGATAGATCTCTATCAAGTGCATCGGCCCTCGGCGGACACCGACATCGAGGAGACGCTCGGGGCGCTGAGCGACCTGGTCACCCAGGGCAAGGTGCGCTACGTGGGCTCCTCCACGTTCCCGGCATCGCAGATCGTCGAGGCGCAATGGACCGCGCGCGAGCGGCGCCTCACGCGCTTCGTCTGCGAACAACCGCCGTATTCCCTGCTCGTGCGAGGCGTGGAGGCGGACATCCTGCCCACCTGCCAGCGCCACGGCATGGGCGTCATCCCCTGGAGTCCGCTCGCGGGCGGGTGGCTGTCGGGCAAGTGGCGCAAGGGCTCGGCGGCGCCCTCGACGCCACGCGCCGCTCGCATGCCAGCCCGCTATGATCTGTCGCAGCCCGCCAACCAGCGCAAGCTCGAGGCCGCCGATGCCCTGGGCCAGCTCGCCGACTCCGCGGGCATGTCCCTCGTCCACCTCGCCATCGCCTTCGTCATCCGGCATCCAGCGGTGACCTCGGCCATCATTGGACCTCGCACGATGGAGCAGTTGGAGTCGCAGCTCGGCGCCGCCGAGCTCATGCTGGACAGCGCGGTGCTGGATCGCATCGATGAGATCGTCACGCCGGGGACGAACATCCATCCGGCCGACGCGGGATGGGACAATCCGGCGCTCGCTCCGGCCGCTCGGCGACGGTGA
- a CDS encoding GAF domain-containing sensor histidine kinase — translation MSRSIPSDVEAVSRLEAVPTILRVVTETTGLRFSLVARVTQDTWTACAVHDELAFGLKAGGTLDVTTTLCSEVRDSHTPIVISHVSEDPHYCTHRTPKLYGLESYIAVPIYLKNGEYFGNLCAMDSRPTPLGAPNILAMMKLFAELIALQLDAEARQEATREQLRSEQEAAELREQFIAVLGHDLRNPLASVVVGAGSLMRGPLSERQVDVVRRIRESCRRMSRLVDDVMDFARTRLGGGIGLVLSTVDDLPATLRHVVSELESAHPARVIRFTADGDFTGVRCDRERIGQLLSNLLANALEHGDASEPVDVSLRRGAAGVVLSVTNRGTPIPAEMLPLLFRPYFRGPAGHPRTGLGLGLFIVSEIARAHGGVLEVSSSREEGTVFTLTLN, via the coding sequence ATGAGCCGGTCCATCCCATCCGATGTCGAGGCGGTCTCCCGCCTGGAAGCCGTTCCCACGATCCTGCGGGTCGTGACGGAGACGACCGGCCTGCGCTTCTCCCTCGTCGCGCGAGTCACCCAGGACACCTGGACCGCGTGCGCGGTGCACGATGAGCTCGCCTTCGGTTTGAAGGCGGGCGGTACCCTCGACGTCACGACCACGCTGTGCAGCGAGGTCCGCGACTCCCACACCCCCATCGTCATCAGCCACGTCAGCGAGGATCCCCACTACTGCACCCACCGCACCCCGAAGCTGTACGGCCTGGAGAGCTACATCGCGGTGCCGATCTACCTGAAGAACGGTGAGTACTTCGGCAACCTCTGCGCGATGGACTCGCGGCCCACCCCGCTCGGGGCGCCCAACATCCTGGCGATGATGAAGCTCTTCGCGGAGCTCATCGCGCTTCAGCTCGACGCCGAGGCACGCCAGGAGGCGACACGCGAACAGCTTCGGAGCGAGCAGGAGGCCGCCGAGCTGCGCGAGCAGTTCATCGCCGTGCTCGGCCACGATCTGCGCAATCCGCTCGCGTCCGTGGTCGTGGGCGCGGGCTCGCTGATGCGCGGTCCACTCTCCGAGCGGCAGGTCGACGTCGTCCGGCGGATCCGCGAGAGCTGCCGGCGCATGTCGAGGCTCGTCGACGACGTCATGGATTTCGCTCGGACGAGGTTGGGAGGAGGCATTGGCCTCGTCCTCTCGACCGTCGATGATCTGCCGGCCACGCTCCGGCACGTCGTCTCGGAACTGGAGAGCGCGCACCCGGCTCGGGTCATCCGGTTCACCGCCGACGGGGACTTCACGGGGGTGCGCTGTGATCGCGAGCGCATCGGACAGCTCCTGTCGAACCTGCTGGCGAACGCGCTCGAGCACGGCGACGCGAGTGAGCCGGTGGACGTGTCGCTGCGACGCGGGGCGGCCGGTGTGGTGCTGTCGGTCACCAACCGCGGCACGCCCATCCCGGCCGAGATGCTGCCGCTGCTCTTCCGCCCCTACTTCCGGGGGCCGGCGGGCCATCCTCGTACCGGCCTCGGGCTCGGGCTGTTCATCGTGTCGGAGATCGCCCGGGCCCATGGCGGAGTGCTCGAGGTGTCCTCGTCGAGGGAAGAGGGAACGGTCTTCACGCTCACGCTGAACTAG